The window GGCTGCGACCGGGTGTTCTGGAGGAGCTGGGCCTGGCCAGCGCGCTCAAGTCACTGGCGGGGGAGTTCTCGACGCCGGGTGTCACCGTGCGCCGCACCATCGACGGCGATCTGCCGGATCTGGGGAAGGAGACGGAGTTGGTGCTCTACCGGGTCGCGCAGGAGTCGTTGACCAACACCGCCCGCCACTCCGGGGCACGGCAGGTGACGATCAGCCTCTCCTACCTTCCGGGCCCGTCGTCCGCCGGCCGGCTGCCTACGGCACCGGCGCCCGCGGAGGAGACAAGACCGCTGCCGGGAGAGCCTGGTGACGGGCGCGAGCGATCGGGCCGGTCTGCCGATGGCCGCGAGCGATTGCCGCAGCGGCCGGATGACGGGCGTGAGCGGTCGACCGTCGGTTCGGTCGAGCTGCGTATCCGGGACGACGGGCGGGGTGTGGCCGGAGCGCCGGAGGGCGCCGGTGTGCGGGGCATGCGCGAGCGCGCACTCCTGATCGGTGCCGATCTCACCGTCGGCCCAGCCCCCGGACGGGGTACTGAAGTTCTGCTGCGAGTGCCGCTCGGCGGAGAGGACCACCATGACTGACCGCGGGCCCGCCCGCATCCTGCTCGCCGATGATCATGCGTTGGTGCGGCGCGGAGTGCGGCTGATTCTCGACAGCGAACCAGACCTGACCGTGGTCGCCGAGGCCTCCGATGGGGCCGAGGCGGTCACCCAGGCCCGCGCGGAACGGCCCGACCTGGCGATCCTCGACATCGCCATGCCACGGCTCACCGGCCTTCAGGCGGCCCGGGAGCTGTCTCGTCTCCTGCCGGACATGCGCATCCTGATCCTGACCATGTATGACAACGAGCAGTATTTCTTCGAAGCGCTCAAGGCCGGGGCGTCCGGCTACGTACTCAAGTCGGTCGCCGATCGGGACCTGGTCGAGGCCTGTCGGGCCGCTGTCCAGGGTGAGCCGTTCCTCTATCCGGGGGCCGTCAACGCTCTGATCCGCAACTATCTGGAGCGTGTCGCCGACGGTGACGACCCAGCCTCCGGGCGGGCCATCACCGACCGGGAGGAGGAGGTGCTGAAACTGGTCGCCGAGGGCCACTCGTCCAAAGAGATCGCCGACCTGCTGGTGATCAGTGTCAAGACCGTGGAACGCCACCGGTCCAATCTGCTCCAGAAACT of the Actinoplanes sichuanensis genome contains:
- a CDS encoding sensor histidine kinase codes for the protein MSLFWRIFLLNAAVVTAAFALLMVGPFTVSTPVLLTEAMILSGVLVVMLVANAGLLRLGLAPLERLARTMNTVDLLRPGHRLAVTGRSGIADLIRSFNTMLDRLEAERATSAARALSAQEAERQRIAQELHDEVGQTLTAVLLELKRVADHAPEPVSGEVRQVQETVRNGLDEIRRIARRLRPGVLEELGLASALKSLAGEFSTPGVTVRRTIDGDLPDLGKETELVLYRVAQESLTNTARHSGARQVTISLSYLPGPSSAGRLPTAPAPAEETRPLPGEPGDGRERSGRSADGRERLPQRPDDGRERSTVGSVELRIRDDGRGVAGAPEGAGVRGMRERALLIGADLTVGPAPGRGTEVLLRVPLGGEDHHD
- a CDS encoding response regulator; its protein translation is MTDRGPARILLADDHALVRRGVRLILDSEPDLTVVAEASDGAEAVTQARAERPDLAILDIAMPRLTGLQAARELSRLLPDMRILILTMYDNEQYFFEALKAGASGYVLKSVADRDLVEACRAAVQGEPFLYPGAVNALIRNYLERVADGDDPASGRAITDREEEVLKLVAEGHSSKEIADLLVISVKTVERHRSNLLQKLGLRDRLELTRYAIRAGLIEP